One Amycolatopsis sp. NBC_00355 genomic window carries:
- a CDS encoding thiolase family protein — protein MTASVLLTVRTPRGKASPRGGLASVPPLELVTTLLDALVARGLDPSVVDQVILGCASQTGEQGANLARTAVLAADWPVSVAGMTVNRFCSSGLDAVALGAALIRAGEAEVVVAGGVESVSRVPMFTDGGPLWTEERFGAGNMGIAADLVAADEGFSRDELDAYGLRTQQLAAAAWKDGRYDASLVPVAGLAHDEHVRPATSAEALAELPSSFGGLHTRGTSPSLADAAGLVLLASPAAASRLGLAPRANVLGAVTAGSDPIRMLLSGQLAVSRLLERHGVRPSEVDVVEFAEAFAALCLKIRRDLGFGDDVFNVNGGTIAMGHAFGATGAILLAGCVDELTRRGGRYGVTAVSGAAGSGTAVLVERAA, from the coding sequence ATGACGGCTTCGGTGCTGCTGACCGTGCGGACACCGCGCGGCAAGGCGTCCCCGCGCGGCGGCCTGGCTTCGGTGCCGCCGCTGGAACTGGTCACCACGCTTCTGGACGCCCTGGTCGCGCGCGGTCTCGATCCCTCGGTCGTCGACCAGGTGATCCTGGGTTGTGCGTCGCAGACCGGCGAGCAGGGCGCGAACCTGGCGCGCACGGCGGTGCTGGCGGCGGACTGGCCGGTGTCGGTGGCCGGGATGACGGTCAACCGGTTCTGCTCGTCCGGGCTCGACGCCGTCGCTCTGGGCGCCGCGCTGATCCGCGCGGGCGAGGCGGAAGTCGTGGTGGCGGGCGGGGTCGAGTCCGTCTCGCGGGTCCCGATGTTCACCGACGGTGGTCCACTGTGGACCGAAGAACGGTTCGGCGCGGGCAACATGGGTATCGCGGCCGACCTGGTGGCGGCCGACGAAGGCTTCAGCCGCGACGAACTCGACGCCTACGGCCTGCGGACGCAGCAGCTCGCCGCGGCGGCCTGGAAAGACGGCCGGTACGACGCGTCGCTCGTCCCGGTCGCCGGGCTGGCGCACGACGAGCACGTCCGGCCCGCGACGTCCGCCGAAGCCCTGGCCGAGCTGCCGTCGTCGTTCGGCGGGCTGCACACACGCGGGACGTCGCCCTCGCTGGCCGACGCCGCCGGGCTGGTCCTGCTGGCTTCACCCGCGGCCGCGTCGCGGCTGGGGCTCGCGCCGCGAGCGAACGTCCTGGGTGCGGTGACCGCGGGCAGCGACCCGATCCGGATGCTGCTGTCCGGGCAGCTGGCCGTCTCGCGGCTGCTGGAGCGGCACGGCGTGCGTCCGTCCGAAGTGGACGTCGTCGAGTTCGCCGAGGCGTTCGCCGCGCTGTGCTTGAAGATCCGGCGCGACCTCGGCTTCGGCGACGACGTCTTCAACGTGAACGGCGGCACGATCGCGATGGGCCACGCTTTCGGGGCCACGGGGGCGATCCTGCTGGCCGGCTGCGTCGACGAGCTGACCCGCCGCGGCGGGCGCTACGGTGTCACGGCGGTCAGCGGAGCCGCGGGATCGGGAACAGCGGTACTCGTGGAGCGTGCGGCGTGA
- a CDS encoding acetyl-CoA acetyltransferase, translating into MTVFVLGGAQTDFARNFAKEGRGILEMFAEVVPAALADAGVSAADVGVAHVGNLAAELFTGQAQLGGLLVAAVPELDGVPSTRHEAACASGSTAVLAACADLESGRYDLALVVGVELMRNTDGQRAAEYLGSAAWAGHEAVNAKFPWPALFADVATAYDARYGLDPAHLGQFAEHAFARAARNLLAQARDWQFPAGAFGPDDELNPVIEGSLRKQDCGRITDGAAAVLLASPAFAQRLGGDFPRIAGFGHRTAHIGLTEKLATGGEYLFPQLRGAVVDAYRRADVPGPDALDVVELHDCFTITGLVALEHLGVAPPGGGGRFIADGGLDTAGINPSGGLLGLGHPVGATGVRMLHDAARQVTGTAGETQVDGARTALTLNVGGSFTTVVTTIVTR; encoded by the coding sequence ATGACGGTGTTCGTGCTGGGCGGGGCGCAGACCGACTTCGCGCGCAACTTCGCGAAGGAGGGGCGCGGGATCCTCGAGATGTTCGCCGAAGTCGTGCCCGCGGCTCTCGCGGACGCGGGGGTTTCGGCGGCGGACGTCGGTGTCGCGCACGTCGGCAACCTCGCCGCCGAGCTGTTCACCGGCCAAGCCCAGCTCGGGGGCCTGCTGGTGGCGGCCGTCCCGGAGCTCGACGGCGTGCCCAGCACCCGGCACGAAGCCGCGTGCGCGTCCGGCAGCACGGCGGTGCTCGCCGCCTGCGCCGACCTCGAATCCGGCCGGTACGACCTCGCGCTGGTCGTCGGCGTCGAGCTGATGCGCAACACCGACGGGCAGCGCGCGGCCGAGTACCTCGGGTCCGCCGCGTGGGCCGGGCACGAAGCCGTCAACGCGAAGTTCCCGTGGCCCGCGCTGTTCGCCGACGTCGCCACCGCGTACGACGCGCGCTACGGCCTCGACCCGGCGCACCTCGGGCAGTTCGCCGAGCACGCTTTCGCTCGTGCGGCGCGGAATCTGCTCGCGCAGGCCCGCGACTGGCAGTTCCCGGCCGGCGCGTTCGGGCCGGACGACGAGCTGAACCCGGTCATCGAAGGCAGCTTGCGCAAGCAGGACTGCGGCCGGATCACCGACGGCGCCGCGGCGGTCCTGCTGGCCTCCCCGGCGTTCGCGCAGCGCCTCGGCGGCGACTTCCCGCGCATCGCCGGGTTCGGCCACCGCACCGCGCACATCGGGCTCACCGAGAAGCTCGCCACCGGCGGCGAGTACCTGTTCCCGCAGCTGCGCGGCGCCGTCGTCGACGCCTACCGGCGCGCGGACGTGCCCGGCCCGGATGCGCTCGACGTCGTCGAACTGCACGACTGCTTCACGATCACCGGGCTCGTCGCGCTGGAGCACCTCGGTGTCGCCCCGCCGGGCGGCGGCGGCCGGTTCATCGCCGACGGCGGCCTCGACACGGCCGGGATCAACCCGAGCGGCGGCCTGCTCGGGCTCGGCCACCCGGTCGGCGCCACCGGCGTCCGGATGCTGCACGACGCGGCGCGCCAGGTGACCGGGACCGCGGGTGAGACCCAGGTCGACGGCGCGCGGACGGCGTTGACGCTCAACGTCGGCGGGTCGTTCACCACGGTCGTCACGACCATCGTGACCCGATGA
- a CDS encoding class I adenylate-forming enzyme family protein — protein MKERVSADPEGLALVDPPNTTALVGRDPVRWTWNRLDERVDVLAAFLLARGVRAGDVVAVQLPNCSALVQAFLAIVRIGAIVTPFPVSYREHEMGPMCRRTGAVGVITASRYGEHELAGAALGLGVAAPSVRFVVARGDDEPAGALAWPEEPLSTADKSAVDEYLSTLDTDVNDCVTICWTSGTEAEPKAVPRCHGDWLATAGGCAQAAGLTSDDVLLSPFPMTNMAGIGGMFLPWLQTGAVFVPHHPFDLPVFLGQLAAERVTYTLAPPALLTMLLHNEKILSGVDISALRKIGSGSAPLSPWLVRTWAERYGIDIINFFGSNEGTALLSGPIDLPEPDQRASFFPNYASDVTWSTPVAGRTSVRLHDPVTGAHVTGPGRPGVLHIAGPTVFAGYLTSMGEPLDTSAFDDDGHFRTGDVFEIAGERGEFLRYVDRAKDLVIRGGMNISPAEVEGLLAGHPDVADVGVVGVPDEVMGERVCAVVVPGERKPSLEDLVAYLRERKVAAFKLPERLEYADALPRNPVGKILKRQLRESLE, from the coding sequence GTGAAGGAGCGGGTCAGTGCCGACCCGGAGGGTCTCGCGCTGGTCGATCCACCGAACACCACCGCACTGGTCGGACGCGACCCGGTGCGGTGGACCTGGAACCGGCTCGACGAACGTGTCGACGTCCTGGCCGCGTTCCTGCTCGCCAGAGGGGTGCGAGCAGGAGACGTCGTGGCCGTGCAGCTGCCGAACTGCTCGGCCCTGGTCCAGGCGTTCCTCGCGATCGTGCGGATCGGCGCGATCGTCACCCCGTTCCCGGTGTCCTACCGGGAGCACGAGATGGGCCCGATGTGCCGGCGCACCGGGGCCGTCGGGGTGATCACCGCATCCAGATACGGCGAGCACGAGCTCGCCGGGGCGGCCCTTGGGCTGGGCGTTGCGGCGCCGTCGGTCCGGTTCGTCGTCGCCCGGGGGGACGACGAACCGGCCGGCGCGCTGGCCTGGCCCGAGGAACCACTGTCCACAGCGGACAAGTCCGCTGTGGACGAATATCTGTCCACCCTGGACACCGACGTGAACGACTGCGTGACGATCTGCTGGACGTCCGGTACCGAAGCCGAGCCCAAGGCGGTCCCGCGCTGTCACGGCGACTGGCTCGCCACCGCGGGCGGCTGCGCGCAGGCCGCCGGCCTCACGAGCGACGACGTCCTGCTGTCGCCGTTCCCGATGACGAACATGGCCGGCATCGGCGGGATGTTCCTGCCGTGGCTGCAGACCGGCGCGGTGTTCGTGCCGCACCACCCGTTCGACCTGCCCGTGTTCCTGGGGCAGCTCGCGGCCGAGCGCGTCACGTACACGCTCGCGCCGCCCGCGTTGCTGACCATGTTGCTGCACAACGAGAAGATCCTGTCCGGAGTGGACATCTCCGCCCTGCGGAAGATCGGTTCCGGTTCGGCGCCGCTCTCGCCGTGGCTGGTCCGCACCTGGGCCGAGCGGTACGGGATCGACATCATCAACTTCTTCGGCTCCAACGAGGGCACCGCGCTGCTGTCCGGCCCGATCGACCTGCCGGAGCCGGACCAGCGCGCGAGCTTCTTCCCGAACTACGCCTCCGACGTCACCTGGTCGACTCCGGTCGCCGGCCGGACGTCGGTGCGGCTGCACGACCCGGTGACCGGTGCGCACGTGACCGGACCCGGGCGCCCCGGCGTGCTGCACATCGCCGGGCCGACGGTGTTTGCTGGCTACCTGACGTCGATGGGGGAACCGCTCGACACGTCGGCCTTCGACGACGACGGGCACTTCCGCACCGGTGACGTCTTCGAGATCGCCGGTGAACGCGGCGAGTTCCTGCGCTACGTCGACCGTGCGAAGGACCTGGTCATCCGGGGCGGGATGAACATCTCGCCCGCCGAGGTCGAGGGCCTGCTGGCCGGGCACCCGGACGTCGCCGACGTCGGCGTGGTCGGCGTGCCCGACGAGGTGATGGGCGAACGCGTGTGCGCGGTCGTCGTGCCGGGGGAGCGCAAGCCGTCGCTCGAGGACCTGGTGGCCTACCTGCGCGAGCGGAAGGTCGCCGCGTTCAAGCTGCCGGAACGCCTGGAGTACGCGGACGCCTTGCCCCGCAACCCGGTGGGGAAGATCCTGAAACGGCAGCTGCGGGAGAGTCTGGAGTGA
- a CDS encoding carotenoid oxygenase family protein produces the protein MTSTSEQPLMVARTADGDEANPYLLGVYAPVGTEIDAEDLQVIGEIPKDLNGVYLRNGPNPRFAPEGRYHWFDGDGMIHAVHLENGKARYRNRWVRTKAFEAESEAGKGLWTGVMENPKGNPFGNGHGLGLKDNANTDVVFHRGRILATWYLCGSPYGVDPLSLETLGAEDFLGTLVGDMMAHPKVDEATGELFWFDYGPRPPYLRYGVISADGQVVKTTEIELPGPRLPHDMAITEHYAVLMDLPLVQDLQAAKQGRHKLHFDRSMPSRFGVMPRYGDGSQIRWFEAGPCYIYHVVNAWEEGDEVVLDVCRVSKPQPRADAHTPLAKMLSYLRLDAQLHRYRFNMRTGACSETPLDDANTEFPTVDARGVGARNRYSYTVHISPESTLKFDGLVRYDNLAGSKTEYRFGPGRWGSEAPFAPRDGASVDSADGYLVTFVQDEREGRSELDIFDAADLAAGPVARVLLPQRVPLGFHATWVRADQLDSLRA, from the coding sequence ATGACCAGCACCTCCGAACAGCCGCTGATGGTGGCCCGGACGGCGGACGGCGACGAGGCCAACCCCTACCTGCTGGGCGTCTACGCCCCGGTCGGCACCGAGATCGACGCGGAAGACCTGCAGGTCATCGGCGAGATCCCGAAGGACCTCAACGGCGTCTACCTGCGCAACGGCCCCAACCCGCGGTTCGCCCCGGAAGGCCGCTACCACTGGTTCGACGGCGACGGCATGATCCACGCCGTCCACCTGGAGAACGGCAAGGCCCGCTACCGCAACCGCTGGGTCCGCACCAAGGCCTTCGAGGCCGAGTCCGAGGCCGGCAAGGGTCTCTGGACGGGCGTCATGGAGAACCCGAAGGGCAACCCGTTCGGCAACGGCCACGGCCTGGGGCTGAAGGACAACGCCAACACCGACGTCGTCTTCCACCGCGGCCGCATCCTCGCCACCTGGTACCTGTGCGGCTCGCCGTACGGCGTCGACCCGCTCTCGCTGGAGACGCTGGGCGCCGAAGACTTCCTCGGCACGCTGGTCGGCGACATGATGGCCCACCCCAAGGTGGACGAGGCCACCGGCGAGCTGTTCTGGTTCGACTACGGCCCGCGCCCGCCCTACCTGCGCTACGGCGTCATCAGCGCGGACGGCCAGGTCGTCAAGACCACCGAGATCGAGCTGCCGGGCCCGCGGCTGCCGCACGACATGGCCATCACCGAGCACTACGCGGTGCTGATGGACCTGCCGCTGGTCCAGGACCTCCAGGCCGCGAAGCAGGGCCGCCACAAACTGCACTTCGACCGCTCGATGCCGAGCCGGTTCGGGGTCATGCCACGCTACGGAGACGGTAGCCAGATCCGCTGGTTCGAAGCCGGCCCGTGCTACATCTACCACGTCGTCAACGCCTGGGAAGAGGGCGACGAAGTCGTCCTCGACGTCTGCCGCGTGAGCAAGCCGCAGCCCCGGGCCGACGCGCACACGCCGCTGGCGAAGATGCTCTCCTACCTGCGGCTCGACGCCCAGCTGCACCGCTACCGGTTCAACATGCGGACCGGTGCGTGCTCCGAGACGCCGCTCGACGACGCCAACACCGAGTTCCCGACCGTCGACGCCCGGGGTGTCGGCGCGCGGAACCGGTACTCCTACACAGTGCACATCTCGCCCGAGTCGACGCTGAAGTTCGACGGGCTCGTGCGCTACGACAATCTTGCCGGCTCCAAGACCGAATACCGGTTCGGTCCCGGTCGGTGGGGCAGTGAGGCGCCCTTCGCACCCCGCGATGGCGCATCCGTCGATTCGGCGGACGGTTATCTGGTGACGTTCGTGCAGGACGAGCGTGAGGGACGCTCCGAACTGGACATCTTCGACGCCGCCGATCTCGCTGCCGGACCCGTGGCCAGGGTCCTGCTTCCCCAGCGGGTGCCACTCGGATTCCACGCGACGTGGGTCCGGGCGGACCAGCTGGACAGCCTCCGCGCATGA
- a CDS encoding winged helix-turn-helix transcriptional regulator → MTEATAQRVRPAGDPLRRALELVGDQWTLLILQSLFLRFRRYEELRLRLGISPTALSGRLRDMVDAGMLVRVPYRDARRTRHEYRLTERGLELWPLLISIWAWEREWVDGRREVLPTLIHLDCELATSAPLGCGACGRRVDARDVRAERLDSTGVAAATASKRFRRKDAEGLAGDPLMFFPDTMELLGDRWSTGLLVSALLGARHFSEFERELGIGPSVLSGRLSKLVEVGVLRTGVAKTRTDARDYRMTAKGLAFFPALAFIAEWSRGFEVTGQEPDITLHHVECGNRLRPMLLCDHCGRPLTRKSVQFGGVPTPKR, encoded by the coding sequence GTGACTGAAGCGACTGCACAGCGCGTGCGGCCCGCGGGGGATCCGCTCCGCAGGGCACTAGAGCTGGTCGGTGACCAGTGGACGCTGCTGATCCTGCAGAGCCTCTTCCTGCGCTTCCGGCGGTACGAGGAGCTGCGCCTGCGCCTGGGCATCTCCCCGACCGCGCTTTCCGGGCGCCTGCGGGACATGGTGGACGCGGGCATGCTCGTGCGCGTGCCGTACCGGGACGCCCGCCGGACCCGGCACGAGTACCGGCTCACCGAGCGCGGCCTGGAGCTGTGGCCGCTGCTGATTTCGATCTGGGCCTGGGAACGCGAGTGGGTCGACGGCCGCCGCGAGGTGCTGCCGACGCTGATCCACCTCGACTGCGAGCTGGCTACATCAGCGCCCCTCGGCTGCGGCGCCTGCGGCCGCCGGGTCGACGCCCGCGACGTCCGCGCCGAACGCCTCGACAGCACCGGCGTCGCCGCCGCGACGGCGTCCAAGCGCTTCCGCCGCAAGGACGCCGAAGGCCTGGCCGGCGACCCGCTGATGTTCTTCCCGGACACGATGGAGCTGCTCGGGGACCGCTGGTCGACCGGGCTCCTGGTGTCGGCGCTGCTCGGCGCGCGGCACTTCTCGGAGTTCGAGCGCGAGCTGGGCATCGGGCCGAGCGTGCTCTCGGGCCGGCTGAGCAAGCTCGTCGAGGTCGGGGTGCTGCGGACGGGCGTCGCGAAGACCCGCACGGACGCGCGTGACTACCGGATGACGGCGAAGGGCCTGGCGTTCTTCCCGGCGCTGGCGTTCATCGCCGAGTGGTCGCGCGGGTTCGAGGTCACCGGCCAGGAGCCGGACATCACGCTGCACCACGTCGAATGCGGCAACCGGCTGCGGCCGATGCTCCTGTGCGACCATTGCGGCCGTCCCCTGACCCGCAAGTCGGTGCAGTTCGGCGGAGTACCGACGCCCAAACGGTGA
- a CDS encoding DUF5302 domain-containing protein, with protein MSEPSPSPSGEEEDDVKRKFREALERKQAHARSGASNESGGGKNQHAHGPAANKRTFRRKSG; from the coding sequence ATGAGTGAACCGAGTCCCTCGCCCAGCGGCGAGGAGGAGGACGACGTCAAGCGCAAGTTCCGCGAGGCACTGGAGCGCAAGCAGGCGCACGCGCGCTCCGGGGCGTCGAACGAGAGCGGCGGCGGCAAGAACCAGCACGCCCACGGCCCGGCGGCGAACAAGCGGACGTTCCGCCGCAAGAGCGGCTGA
- a CDS encoding FAD-binding protein produces the protein MKNWAGNHVFAADRIARPSSVAELRQLVADAPRVKALGTRHSFTDIADFPGGVLVDPAGLDIPTEIDAGAATVTVGAAARYGDFAGAVDEAGFALENLASLPHCTVAGSVATATHGSGERVRNLSAAVSGLELVTADGTLRHYTRERDPDVFPGLVVNLGALGVVTRVTLDLVPSFSVRQDGFTIPWSSVLDGFDELQAAGYSVSLFTPWVGDTAGLVLLKRRVDPGANALAPPGFPGATPVPSPPGGNFTGWGVPGPWHHRLPHFRLDSVPSVGEELQSEFFVPRADAVAALIEIRALGEQLATALHVSEIRTVAGDDLWLSPCHGGDRVGIHFTWQPKPDAVAAVLPLIRERLAPFGARPHWAKLFPGDRWPAEHYPELPRFRALADELDPRGAFRNPYLRRHVFGDRLRA, from the coding sequence ATGAAGAACTGGGCGGGCAACCACGTCTTCGCCGCGGACCGGATCGCCCGGCCGTCGAGCGTCGCGGAGCTCCGGCAGCTGGTGGCGGACGCGCCGCGGGTCAAGGCGCTGGGGACCCGGCACTCCTTCACCGACATCGCCGACTTCCCCGGCGGCGTCCTGGTCGATCCGGCGGGCCTCGACATCCCCACCGAAATCGACGCCGGCGCGGCCACGGTGACCGTCGGCGCGGCGGCCCGGTACGGCGATTTCGCCGGAGCCGTGGACGAGGCCGGGTTCGCCCTGGAGAACCTCGCGTCGCTGCCGCACTGCACGGTCGCCGGCAGCGTCGCCACCGCCACCCACGGCTCCGGCGAACGGGTCCGGAACCTCTCGGCGGCGGTCTCCGGCCTCGAGCTGGTCACCGCCGACGGCACGCTGCGCCACTACACCCGGGAACGGGACCCGGACGTCTTCCCCGGCCTGGTCGTCAACCTCGGCGCGCTCGGCGTCGTCACCCGGGTGACCCTCGACCTCGTGCCGTCCTTCTCGGTGCGGCAGGACGGGTTCACGATCCCGTGGTCCTCGGTGCTCGACGGGTTCGACGAGCTGCAGGCCGCCGGGTACAGCGTCAGCCTGTTCACGCCCTGGGTCGGGGATACCGCGGGCCTGGTCCTGCTCAAACGCCGCGTCGACCCGGGCGCGAACGCGCTCGCGCCGCCCGGCTTCCCCGGCGCGACGCCGGTGCCGTCACCGCCGGGCGGGAACTTCACCGGCTGGGGTGTGCCGGGCCCCTGGCACCACCGGCTGCCGCACTTCCGGCTGGACTCCGTGCCCAGCGTCGGTGAAGAGCTGCAGTCGGAGTTCTTCGTGCCCCGCGCGGACGCCGTCGCGGCGCTGATCGAGATCCGCGCGCTCGGGGAACAGCTGGCCACGGCCTTGCACGTGTCCGAGATCCGCACGGTCGCCGGCGACGACCTGTGGCTGAGCCCGTGCCACGGCGGCGACCGCGTCGGCATCCACTTCACCTGGCAGCCGAAGCCGGACGCCGTCGCGGCGGTGCTGCCGCTGATCCGGGAACGGCTGGCCCCGTTCGGCGCCCGGCCGCACTGGGCCAAGCTGTTCCCCGGCGACCGGTGGCCCGCCGAGCACTACCCGGAGCTGCCCCGGTTCCGCGCGCTGGCCGACGAGCTCGACCCGCGGGGCGCCTTCCGCAACCCGTACCTCCGGCGGCACGTCTTCGGGGACCGGCTCAGGGCGTGA
- a CDS encoding MBL fold metallo-hydrolase, which produces MDKGLSRRGLFGAGAAAATILAGVSAASAATERTSQMTVRWWGNNSWEIRVPGSTGTKTILIDPWLTRFKTGTYTPAGADPKTPLSVDKALIDGYLGRGELRADHILVTHGHYDHLTDVPYLAKRTGATVFGTETHLSLMAALGAPEDQLAIAHGGEDLTFDGYSIRILRSLHSATGERARVPFPGSRPLSRRDKPKVIEDLYEGGTLAYQVTGGGASVLDFGGSNYVESELAGLRPDVVLVPAGGAKVTQYVPRLLRTLGNPRYVAATHWDDFDLPLGQAKDPNGGLEILRKAVTAASPASEFVVLDHLGSFTP; this is translated from the coding sequence ATGGACAAAGGACTCAGCAGACGCGGGCTGTTCGGCGCGGGCGCGGCGGCGGCCACGATCCTCGCCGGGGTCTCGGCGGCTTCGGCGGCCACCGAGAGGACGTCGCAGATGACGGTGCGGTGGTGGGGGAACAACAGCTGGGAGATCCGCGTGCCGGGCTCGACCGGCACGAAGACGATCCTGATCGACCCGTGGCTGACCCGGTTCAAGACCGGCACGTACACCCCGGCGGGCGCGGACCCGAAGACCCCGCTGTCGGTGGACAAGGCGCTGATCGACGGTTACCTCGGCCGCGGCGAGCTGCGCGCGGACCACATCCTCGTCACCCACGGCCACTACGACCACCTCACCGACGTCCCCTACCTGGCGAAACGCACCGGAGCGACGGTCTTCGGCACCGAGACCCATTTGAGTCTCATGGCCGCCCTCGGCGCCCCGGAGGACCAGCTCGCGATCGCGCACGGCGGCGAGGACCTGACCTTCGACGGCTACTCGATCCGGATCCTGCGCTCCCTGCACTCGGCGACGGGCGAGCGGGCGCGGGTGCCGTTCCCCGGCTCGCGCCCGCTGTCCCGGCGTGACAAGCCGAAGGTCATCGAAGACCTGTACGAGGGCGGCACACTGGCCTACCAGGTGACCGGCGGCGGGGCGAGCGTCCTGGACTTCGGCGGCTCGAACTACGTCGAGTCCGAACTGGCCGGCCTGCGCCCGGACGTCGTCCTGGTGCCGGCGGGCGGCGCGAAGGTGACGCAGTACGTGCCCCGCCTGCTGCGCACCCTGGGCAATCCGCGCTACGTCGCCGCCACGCACTGGGACGACTTCGACCTCCCGCTGGGCCAGGCGAAAGACCCCAACGGCGGCCTGGAGATCCTGCGCAAGGCGGTGACGGCGGCGAGTCCGGCCAGCGAGTTCGTCGTGCTGGACCACCTGGGCTCGTTCACGCCCTGA
- a CDS encoding LysR substrate-binding domain-containing protein: MDHLRSLRYFLVVAEELHFGHAADRLGIAQPPLSQRIKRLEAELGANLFDRGRRVTLTEAGEVLRTEARDLLARWDRMTALVAKAERGEMDALRAGVPPELPGRVLAAILTAFAGRCPGIRLDLQELTTAEQARLLTGRELDAGLLQLPVDVVGLDLGPAIDTPLGVVLPRDSPLARSSSLALADLAGEGLVHAPRAAAPGSYDALLRTCWEHGFRPAAVRHARNPEFALGLVLAGHGVAFEPGARKEPRVVWRPLKDRLDARMAFAWPSSSPHPQAATLAEIAAGVLRDDGVSRIVPPDPSGARPWDVFYERS, translated from the coding sequence GTGGACCACCTCCGTTCGCTGCGGTACTTCCTCGTCGTCGCCGAGGAACTGCACTTCGGCCACGCCGCCGACCGGCTCGGCATCGCGCAGCCGCCGCTGAGCCAGCGGATCAAACGCCTCGAAGCCGAGCTGGGCGCGAACCTGTTCGACCGCGGCCGCCGCGTCACGCTGACCGAGGCCGGCGAGGTGCTGCGGACCGAGGCCCGGGACCTCCTCGCCCGCTGGGACCGGATGACGGCGCTGGTCGCGAAGGCCGAGCGCGGCGAGATGGACGCCCTGCGCGCGGGCGTGCCACCCGAGCTGCCCGGCCGGGTGCTGGCGGCGATCCTCACGGCGTTCGCCGGGCGGTGCCCCGGCATCCGGCTGGATCTGCAGGAGCTGACCACGGCCGAGCAGGCCCGGCTGCTGACCGGCCGCGAACTGGACGCGGGGCTGCTGCAGCTGCCGGTCGACGTCGTCGGCCTCGACCTCGGCCCCGCGATCGACACGCCGCTGGGCGTGGTCCTCCCCCGCGACTCGCCGCTGGCCCGCTCCTCGTCACTGGCGCTGGCCGACCTGGCGGGCGAGGGGCTGGTGCACGCCCCGCGCGCGGCGGCGCCGGGAAGTTACGACGCCCTGCTGCGCACGTGCTGGGAGCACGGCTTCCGCCCGGCGGCCGTCCGGCACGCGCGCAACCCGGAGTTCGCGCTGGGCCTGGTCCTGGCCGGCCACGGCGTCGCGTTCGAACCGGGCGCGCGCAAGGAGCCGCGGGTGGTGTGGCGGCCGCTGAAGGACCGGCTGGACGCGCGGATGGCGTTCGCGTGGCCGTCGTCGAGCCCGCACCCCCAGGCCGCGACGCTGGCGGAGATCGCCGCGGGAGTGCTGCGGGACGACGGCGTTTCGCGCATCGTGCCCCCGGATCCGAGCGGGGCCCGGCCGTGGGACGTCTTCTACGAGCGCAGCTGA
- a CDS encoding serine hydrolase encodes MSLSSLFDAVGVRGFLHAHRLGSASEVCHDADAPVVLASVVKVALAYEFARQVAAGLLDPADRVRATAADRLGGSGTSGFADDVEYSLRDAALLALSVSDNTAADLLFDRVGVENVRSLLAELGLTRTTIIGAPRDLLRTIIEDTDAGRPLRALDPLSTTASTPREMTALLAAIWSDPGAGAQVLERMTAQVSWHRLTAGFPADVAVAAKTGTMPGVRNEIGIATYPDGTAYAIAVFTVGGAETLRRPDIDRAIGDAARAAVDQLRS; translated from the coding sequence GTGAGCCTTTCCTCTCTGTTCGATGCGGTGGGCGTGCGGGGTTTCCTGCACGCCCACCGGCTCGGTTCCGCCTCCGAGGTCTGCCATGACGCCGACGCGCCGGTCGTCCTGGCGTCCGTGGTGAAGGTGGCGCTGGCGTACGAGTTCGCCCGCCAGGTCGCGGCGGGCCTGCTCGACCCGGCGGACCGCGTCCGGGCCACCGCCGCCGATCGCCTGGGCGGCAGCGGGACATCGGGCTTCGCCGACGACGTCGAGTACAGCCTGCGTGACGCGGCCCTGCTGGCCCTGTCGGTGTCCGACAACACGGCGGCGGACCTGCTGTTCGACCGCGTCGGTGTGGAGAACGTCCGGTCGCTGCTGGCCGAGCTGGGCCTGACCCGCACGACGATCATCGGCGCCCCGCGCGACCTGCTGCGCACGATCATCGAGGACACCGACGCGGGACGTCCGTTGCGTGCCCTGGACCCGCTTTCCACGACCGCGAGCACGCCCCGGGAGATGACCGCGTTGCTGGCGGCGATCTGGAGCGATCCCGGCGCCGGCGCCCAGGTCCTCGAGCGGATGACCGCGCAGGTCAGCTGGCACCGCCTGACCGCGGGCTTCCCGGCCGACGTCGCGGTGGCGGCCAAGACGGGCACGATGCCGGGCGTCCGCAACGAGATCGGCATCGCGACGTACCCGGACGGGACGGCGTACGCGATCGCGGTGTTCACGGTGGGCGGCGCGGAAACGCTGCGGCGCCCGGACATCGACCGCGCGATCGGCGACGCGGCCCGCGCGGCGGTGGATCAGCTGCGCTCGTGA